The following are encoded in a window of Ensifer adhaerens genomic DNA:
- a CDS encoding DUF2325 domain-containing protein encodes MPTLPRLKSHGVPLPAAALSFAASPDGHTPKISAHRLRTWDIASTFHCSIIGTCLTAGELRQVLIRTGQDDVRTATDHTLHGRGVWLAGQRDQAAKLLNKALDKRHESNIKRIPRQADQDELRNIWRNSFERGDIAGPYWALMSHPGTSPALMREIFGEVHMLSHLVGSASRLDIARLTELERELEQERERTARQETRLKAAADERIALQQRLRRLEERAIHAEAIAASVAPLARIAKSTRGLSASNEADVTRNEAFAQRLAASEEKSDALQRELEQMQDLRYAVLRENEALETAITAQLRDDGSAPPAQLSGPVLYVGGRRNLFDHLRAYARVRNIDLLLHDGGMEDSTTLLPALVGQAATILFPVDHISHSAVGLVKRLCREQQKQYLPLRSAGLASFLTAISGAGGAYGRF; translated from the coding sequence ATGCCCACGTTGCCCCGTCTCAAATCCCACGGTGTCCCCCTGCCTGCCGCAGCCTTGTCCTTCGCTGCATCCCCGGATGGCCACACACCCAAGATCAGTGCCCATCGCTTGCGGACCTGGGACATTGCCTCGACATTTCATTGCTCGATCATCGGCACCTGCCTGACGGCGGGAGAATTGCGCCAGGTCCTGATCAGGACCGGACAAGACGATGTGCGCACTGCGACGGACCATACCCTGCACGGTCGAGGCGTGTGGCTTGCTGGTCAACGGGATCAGGCGGCAAAGTTGCTCAACAAGGCGCTCGACAAGCGCCACGAGAGCAACATCAAGCGCATTCCCCGGCAGGCCGATCAAGACGAACTCCGAAACATCTGGCGCAATTCCTTCGAGCGCGGCGACATCGCCGGTCCGTATTGGGCACTGATGAGCCATCCGGGAACATCGCCAGCACTAATGCGCGAGATCTTCGGAGAAGTGCATATGCTGTCGCACCTTGTCGGCAGCGCAAGTCGGCTCGACATCGCACGACTGACAGAGCTGGAAAGGGAACTCGAACAGGAACGCGAACGAACCGCCCGGCAGGAGACGCGTCTGAAGGCGGCCGCCGATGAGCGGATCGCCCTGCAACAGCGCCTCCGGCGATTGGAGGAGCGAGCGATCCACGCCGAAGCAATCGCCGCGTCGGTCGCACCCTTGGCGCGCATTGCAAAAAGCACGAGGGGTCTATCCGCAAGCAACGAAGCGGACGTGACGCGCAACGAGGCCTTCGCCCAGCGCCTTGCCGCGTCTGAGGAGAAATCCGATGCTCTTCAGCGGGAACTGGAGCAGATGCAGGATCTGCGTTATGCGGTCCTACGCGAAAACGAAGCCCTCGAGACGGCAATCACAGCTCAGCTCAGAGACGACGGCAGCGCGCCGCCCGCACAGCTCAGCGGCCCCGTGCTCTATGTCGGCGGCCGACGCAATCTGTTTGATCATCTTCGAGCCTACGCAAGAGTGCGCAACATCGACCTCCTCCTCCACGACGGAGGCATGGAAGACAGCACGACGCTCTTGCCCGCCCTCGTCGGGCAGGCAGCGACGATCCTCTTTCCGGTCGATCACATCAGTCACTCGGCGGTGGGCCTGGTCAAACGCCTTTGCCGCGAGCAGCAAAAACAATACCTGCCGCTTCGCTCTGCCGGACTTGCCAGTTTCCTCACGGCCATCAGCGGCGCCGGCGGCGCCTATGGACGTTTCTAG
- a CDS encoding LysR family transcriptional regulator — protein MNITLRQLRAFIAVAELGQFNIAARNLHLTQSAVSILIRDLEREIGVRLFDRHTRMVSLTLVGQEFLPQARKIMKDLELAVGDVRDNASLKRGQVTIAAAIVLAATVVPPIIARFLNKYPEISVNIRDMPEEQITPALKRHEVDIAVGTLSEEDPEIAATPLLRDKLMLVCREDHRFAKRKSVRWAELKDETLITLAASNPLRNIVEHNLIRVVPNYRPKYEVRFSTTAISMIAAGMGVSVLPENSGQLASAVGVTTVDLIDPIVMRDVSLLQRRHHSLSPAAEHLKAAFIASVAKQV, from the coding sequence ATGAACATAACCCTGCGGCAACTCAGGGCCTTCATTGCTGTGGCCGAGCTCGGCCAGTTCAACATCGCCGCACGCAACCTCCATCTCACCCAGTCCGCGGTCAGCATCCTCATCCGGGATCTGGAACGGGAGATCGGCGTGCGCCTGTTCGACCGGCACACGCGCATGGTCTCCCTCACCCTGGTCGGCCAGGAATTCCTGCCCCAGGCGCGCAAGATCATGAAGGACCTCGAGCTTGCCGTTGGCGACGTGCGCGACAACGCTTCGCTGAAGCGTGGGCAAGTGACGATCGCCGCGGCGATCGTGCTTGCCGCAACGGTCGTACCGCCGATCATCGCCAGATTCCTGAACAAGTATCCGGAGATCTCCGTCAACATTCGCGACATGCCGGAAGAGCAGATAACCCCGGCGCTCAAGCGCCACGAGGTCGATATCGCCGTCGGGACCCTTTCGGAGGAAGACCCCGAAATCGCCGCCACCCCGCTGCTGCGCGACAAACTGATGCTCGTCTGCCGCGAGGATCACCGGTTTGCCAAGCGCAAATCCGTGCGCTGGGCCGAGCTCAAGGACGAAACGCTAATCACGCTTGCCGCCTCCAACCCTTTGCGCAACATCGTCGAGCACAACCTCATTCGCGTCGTGCCGAACTACCGGCCAAAGTACGAGGTACGCTTTTCGACAACGGCGATCAGCATGATTGCCGCCGGAATGGGCGTTTCGGTGCTACCGGAAAACTCCGGACAGCTCGCCTCGGCCGTCGGTGTAACGACAGTCGATCTCATTGACCCCATCGTCATGCGTGACGTCTCTTTGCTTCAACGGCGCCACCACAGCCTCTCGCCCGCCGCCGAGCATCTGAAAGCGGCCTTCATCGCCAGCGTTGCGAAACAGGTCTGA
- a CDS encoding ABC transporter ATP-binding protein, with the protein MSAKPFLRIDNIRKRFGPIIASDGVSLEIEEGEIHSLLGENGAGKSVLMSMICGMVRPDEGEIVYKGQSVRFASPRDAIRQRIGMVHQHFMLVPNLTVAENYILGQGSALSVISDIDKVHRKIRALSERYALDVRPDAIVEDLSVGEQQRVEILKVLFHGIDLLILDEPTAVLTPQETDRLLSLMGDLVKDGKTVVFISHKLDEVMRVSNRISVMRDGRVVNTVRVGETNARELARMMVGREVRMELPRSPKPPGRIVLSVENLTCRAETGLPAVRGVSLDVRAGEIVGIAGVSGNGQTELSLALSGLLPVDSGRVVLNGNDITGLDPAEINARRFSHIPEDRHKHGIVLPLSLSENTILQRYDQKPFATGGMLNRKVIGEHTRDLIKRFRVKSRDENQPIAALSGGNQQKLVVARELARDPDFILVNQLARGIDIGAMEFVMEEMLRQRDSGRAILLISTELEELFAICDRIVVMFHGEILGELPPDRARLDELGLLMAGNKEQAALAG; encoded by the coding sequence ATGTCGGCAAAACCGTTCCTGCGCATCGACAATATCCGCAAACGTTTCGGCCCTATCATCGCCAGCGACGGCGTTTCGCTCGAAATCGAGGAAGGCGAGATCCATTCGCTGCTCGGCGAAAACGGCGCCGGCAAGAGCGTGCTGATGAGCATGATCTGTGGCATGGTACGGCCGGATGAAGGCGAGATCGTCTACAAGGGACAATCGGTGCGCTTTGCAAGCCCACGCGACGCGATCCGCCAGCGGATCGGCATGGTGCACCAGCACTTCATGCTGGTACCGAACCTGACCGTGGCAGAAAACTACATCCTCGGCCAGGGTTCGGCGCTCAGCGTCATATCCGATATCGACAAGGTCCACCGAAAGATCCGCGCGCTTTCCGAGCGCTACGCCCTCGACGTGCGTCCCGACGCAATCGTCGAAGACCTCTCGGTCGGCGAGCAGCAGCGGGTGGAAATCCTGAAGGTGCTATTCCACGGTATCGACCTGCTCATCCTTGACGAACCGACCGCCGTTCTCACCCCGCAAGAGACCGACCGCCTCCTTTCGCTGATGGGTGATCTGGTGAAGGATGGGAAGACCGTCGTCTTCATTTCGCACAAGCTGGACGAGGTGATGCGGGTCAGCAATCGCATCAGCGTCATGCGTGACGGCCGCGTCGTCAATACGGTCAGGGTCGGGGAGACAAATGCGCGTGAGCTCGCGCGCATGATGGTCGGTCGGGAGGTGCGCATGGAGCTCCCGCGTAGCCCCAAACCGCCAGGTCGTATCGTGCTTTCGGTGGAAAACCTCACCTGCCGCGCCGAGACCGGCCTTCCGGCCGTGCGCGGCGTGAGCCTCGATGTACGCGCCGGCGAAATCGTCGGCATAGCAGGCGTTTCCGGCAACGGCCAGACGGAACTATCGCTCGCGCTCTCCGGCCTGCTGCCGGTCGATTCCGGGCGCGTCGTTCTCAACGGAAACGATATAACCGGGCTCGACCCGGCAGAAATCAATGCCAGGCGTTTTTCCCACATTCCGGAAGACCGCCACAAGCACGGCATCGTCTTGCCGCTGTCGCTCAGCGAAAACACCATTCTGCAGCGTTACGACCAAAAACCGTTCGCGACGGGGGGCATGCTCAACCGCAAGGTCATCGGCGAGCACACCCGCGACCTGATCAAGCGGTTTCGCGTGAAGAGCCGGGACGAGAACCAGCCGATCGCAGCACTTTCAGGCGGCAACCAGCAAAAGCTCGTCGTCGCGCGGGAGCTGGCGCGCGATCCCGATTTCATCCTCGTCAATCAGCTCGCGCGCGGCATCGATATCGGCGCGATGGAGTTCGTGATGGAGGAGATGCTGCGCCAGCGCGACAGCGGCCGCGCCATTCTGCTGATCTCCACGGAACTCGAGGAGCTGTTTGCAATCTGCGACCGCATCGTCGTCATGTTCCACGGCGAAATCCTTGGCGAACTGCCGCCCGACCGCGCCCGTCTCGACGAACTCGGCCTGCTCATGGCCGGCAACAAAGAGCAAGCCGCACTTGCGGGGTAG
- a CDS encoding ABC transporter permease: MDDMISLTFLAALVGAAWRLATPLIFASIGEVFSERAGVLNIGLEGTMLVGAFCGFAAAAATGNIPLGLLAGVAGGMLFGLVFAVFTITIKADQIVVGAALNLLGMGLTAFLFRTYYVSTGKGIEIAQPVHIPWLSDLPFLGEAFFRQNLIVYSTVLVAILATLMLYRTSFGLTLRAVGEHPKAVDVAGRSVVGYRYAAVLVGTGLAGLGGAFLTLGHSNQFVEGITSGRGFIALAVVVFARWSPIGAFFVSLLFGLFYALQLMLQAQASIVVPYQVLQALPYIMTIVTLVAFRGKGAAPSKLGQPYEMR; encoded by the coding sequence ATGGACGACATGATTTCTCTCACCTTTCTCGCAGCGCTCGTCGGCGCCGCCTGGAGGCTTGCCACCCCCCTGATCTTCGCCTCGATCGGCGAGGTCTTTTCCGAGCGCGCAGGCGTGCTCAACATCGGGCTCGAAGGCACGATGCTCGTCGGCGCCTTCTGCGGCTTCGCTGCGGCCGCAGCCACCGGCAACATTCCGCTCGGGCTATTGGCCGGCGTTGCCGGCGGCATGCTGTTCGGGCTCGTCTTCGCCGTCTTCACGATCACCATCAAGGCGGACCAGATCGTGGTGGGGGCGGCCCTCAACCTGCTCGGCATGGGCCTGACGGCCTTCCTCTTTCGCACCTATTACGTTTCGACCGGCAAGGGCATCGAGATCGCCCAGCCGGTCCACATACCCTGGCTGAGCGATCTGCCCTTTCTCGGGGAGGCGTTCTTCCGTCAGAACCTGATCGTCTATTCGACCGTGCTGGTCGCCATACTCGCCACCCTGATGCTTTACCGCACCTCCTTCGGCCTGACGCTTCGCGCCGTCGGCGAGCACCCGAAGGCCGTCGACGTCGCCGGTCGCAGTGTCGTCGGCTACCGCTATGCCGCCGTTCTCGTCGGTACAGGGCTTGCAGGGCTCGGTGGCGCGTTCCTCACGCTTGGCCATTCCAACCAGTTCGTCGAAGGCATCACCTCCGGCCGCGGCTTCATCGCCCTTGCCGTCGTGGTCTTTGCCCGCTGGTCGCCGATCGGCGCCTTCTTCGTCTCGCTGCTCTTCGGCCTCTTTTACGCCCTGCAGCTCATGCTCCAGGCGCAGGCATCGATCGTCGTGCCCTACCAAGTGCTGCAGGCGCTTCCCTACATCATGACGATCGTCACGCTCGTCGCCTTCCGCGGCAAGGGTGCCGCACCCAGCAAGCTTGGCCAGCCCTACGAGATGAGGTGA
- a CDS encoding ABC transporter permease has protein sequence MAEINQGVRETVNSQAAQAFYRTLSQAAISALTPIAAVLVALAFGALLLWLNGFNGSDVVTVMVFGSFQDIRSVGEILLKATPLILIGAGLCVAFRCSIWNIGAEGQLYVGAIAATLVGTSIDGLSVWVHAPLVMLAGALAGAAWAGIAGYLKVRFQASEIVTTIMLNYIALILTSYLVTGPMRDASAAYPQSARLVREAWTPRLVTDLRLHIGILVAVVLAVALYIFLRRSSRGFALRVVGLNPHAARYAGMNVARNVMIAMCISGAMAGLAGAFEVAGVTRRLYQNISPGYGFEGIAVALLAGNNPLAAILSGGLFATLRSGSEVLQITSQVPQVLVLVIQGIVILSVVAFAKLRDILRTVA, from the coding sequence ATGGCTGAGATAAACCAGGGAGTGCGTGAGACCGTGAATTCTCAAGCAGCCCAAGCTTTCTACAGGACACTCTCGCAGGCTGCGATCAGCGCCCTGACACCCATCGCGGCAGTTCTCGTCGCACTCGCCTTCGGCGCCCTGCTGCTCTGGCTCAACGGCTTCAACGGCAGCGACGTCGTCACCGTCATGGTCTTCGGCTCGTTCCAGGACATACGCTCGGTCGGAGAAATTCTCCTGAAGGCGACGCCGCTGATCCTGATCGGTGCAGGGCTGTGCGTCGCGTTTCGCTGCTCGATCTGGAACATCGGCGCCGAAGGCCAGCTCTATGTCGGAGCGATCGCCGCAACCCTTGTCGGCACCAGCATCGACGGCCTATCCGTCTGGGTGCATGCGCCGCTTGTGATGTTGGCGGGGGCGCTTGCGGGCGCCGCCTGGGCTGGCATAGCCGGCTATCTGAAGGTGCGCTTTCAGGCAAGCGAGATCGTCACCACCATCATGCTCAACTACATCGCCCTCATCCTCACGAGCTATCTCGTCACCGGTCCGATGCGCGATGCGAGTGCCGCCTATCCGCAATCGGCAAGGCTGGTGCGCGAAGCCTGGACGCCACGCCTGGTAACCGACCTTAGGCTTCACATCGGCATCCTCGTTGCGGTGGTTCTGGCGGTTGCGCTGTACATCTTCCTGCGAAGAAGCAGCCGCGGCTTTGCGCTGCGCGTCGTCGGTCTCAACCCGCATGCCGCCCGCTATGCCGGCATGAACGTCGCCAGGAACGTCATGATCGCGATGTGCATCAGCGGCGCGATGGCAGGCCTTGCCGGCGCCTTCGAGGTGGCGGGCGTCACACGTCGGCTCTACCAGAACATTTCGCCGGGTTATGGTTTCGAGGGCATCGCGGTGGCGCTCTTGGCCGGCAACAATCCGTTGGCGGCAATCCTGTCGGGCGGGCTTTTTGCGACGCTTCGCTCCGGCTCGGAAGTCCTCCAGATCACCTCACAGGTCCCGCAGGTCCTGGTGTTGGTCATTCAGGGCATCGTCATCCTCTCGGTCGTCGCCTTCGCAAAGCTGCGCGACATCCTCAGGACTGTGGCTTGA
- a CDS encoding BMP family protein: MITEISRRLLLASTLGMALTGILWQDLAHAEDFKMGLLVPGSVSEEGWNRIGYNALKGVEQQLGAKISYVELQQNPASFEKAFRDYASQGYKVILGHGFEFQDAARDVALDYPDTYFLISSSAIHEGNVIGLNTDTSQPFYLMGVIAAKMGGKAGLVGGMEIPPIQQAFAGFKNGAKSINPDFPISEAYIGNFTDTTAAKEAALSMISQGADFVVPNASGATVGGYQAIAESGPDVRSFSIFSDFTEVAPNNILGLYVADYAQGVVEVVRAIKEGHPPTENVVFGLKDPKVISFTFRDDGPVSVPEDIRAEVKAISAKIAAGEIKTGAE; the protein is encoded by the coding sequence ATGATAACTGAAATTTCACGTCGTTTGCTGCTTGCGTCCACTCTCGGAATGGCCCTGACCGGAATACTCTGGCAGGACCTCGCGCACGCCGAAGACTTCAAGATGGGCCTTCTCGTGCCCGGCAGTGTTTCCGAAGAAGGATGGAACCGGATCGGCTACAACGCGCTCAAGGGCGTTGAGCAACAGCTTGGCGCCAAGATCAGCTATGTCGAGCTGCAGCAGAACCCGGCCTCCTTCGAAAAGGCGTTTCGAGATTATGCGAGCCAGGGCTACAAGGTCATCCTTGGCCACGGTTTTGAGTTCCAGGACGCCGCGCGCGATGTCGCGCTCGATTATCCGGACACCTATTTCCTGATCTCGTCGAGCGCGATCCACGAAGGCAACGTTATCGGGCTCAATACCGATACCAGCCAGCCCTTTTACCTGATGGGTGTGATCGCTGCGAAAATGGGCGGTAAGGCCGGCCTTGTCGGCGGCATGGAAATCCCGCCGATCCAGCAGGCATTCGCCGGCTTCAAGAACGGCGCAAAAAGCATCAATCCGGACTTCCCGATCAGCGAAGCCTATATCGGCAACTTCACCGATACGACCGCCGCCAAGGAAGCGGCGCTCAGCATGATCTCGCAAGGCGCTGACTTCGTCGTACCGAACGCTTCCGGCGCCACCGTCGGCGGCTACCAGGCGATTGCCGAATCCGGCCCGGACGTGCGCTCCTTCTCGATCTTCAGCGACTTTACCGAGGTTGCGCCTAACAACATTCTCGGGCTCTACGTCGCCGACTATGCTCAAGGCGTGGTCGAAGTGGTTCGCGCGATCAAGGAAGGCCACCCGCCCACGGAGAACGTGGTTTTCGGCCTGAAGGACCCGAAGGTCATCTCGTTTACCTTCCGCGACGACGGCCCGGTCTCCGTGCCGGAGGATATCCGCGCCGAGGTCAAGGCAATCAGCGCCAAGATCGCCGCCGGCGAGATCAAGACCGGCGCAGAATAG
- a CDS encoding amidohydrolase family protein: MVRENPAALLARLIPGQSFALTGGTVINDDGSQSASDIIVGADGRITVVEPFLDTGSCGACIDISGMLVSPGFVDAHQHLDKTGVLRFTPNPSGTLQGAREAFAKYARTAGPDDIHKRATRTIGRCLSRGTTAIRSHINVDKDAGFHGIETLAAIRDAEKHRITLQLVAFMTPHPGQDFEWLGNNIDGAVALADAVGGTPAVSEDPPRYLDILFSAAVKSGKPIDLHLDEHLNAGVHLIDAALERVERFGMQGRTVFSHVSVLSALPRREFQRIAERLDKLNVGVVTLPAANLYLQGRDYEMLPPRGLTRVAELHRAGITIATASDNIQDPFVPTGSGDMLEIARWTLLAGHLRGDELSAAHSMITTAPARLMGLGKDYGFRPGARADFVITDCIDTDTLIAGGPDRAFVFSNGRLVSQSTTENIRLKENA; this comes from the coding sequence ATGGTACGTGAAAATCCAGCTGCGTTGCTCGCAAGACTGATCCCCGGTCAGTCCTTTGCCCTCACGGGCGGTACCGTCATAAACGATGACGGCTCGCAGTCGGCAAGTGACATTATCGTCGGCGCCGACGGGCGCATCACGGTCGTCGAGCCCTTTCTCGACACCGGTTCGTGCGGCGCCTGCATAGACATTTCCGGCATGCTCGTTTCGCCGGGCTTCGTCGACGCGCACCAGCATCTCGACAAGACGGGGGTGCTGCGGTTTACGCCAAATCCCTCCGGCACGCTCCAGGGCGCCCGCGAAGCCTTTGCGAAATACGCCCGCACCGCCGGCCCCGACGACATTCACAAGCGCGCGACGCGCACAATCGGGCGATGTCTTTCGCGCGGCACGACCGCGATCCGCAGCCACATCAACGTCGACAAGGATGCCGGTTTCCATGGCATCGAGACGCTGGCCGCCATTCGCGATGCCGAAAAGCACCGCATCACGCTTCAGCTCGTCGCCTTCATGACGCCGCATCCAGGCCAAGACTTCGAGTGGCTCGGCAACAACATCGACGGCGCCGTTGCGCTCGCCGATGCCGTCGGCGGAACGCCCGCCGTTTCCGAGGACCCGCCGCGCTACCTCGACATCCTGTTTTCGGCCGCTGTGAAATCCGGCAAGCCTATCGACCTGCACCTCGACGAACACCTCAATGCCGGCGTGCATCTCATCGACGCCGCACTCGAACGCGTCGAGCGCTTCGGCATGCAGGGGCGCACCGTCTTCAGCCACGTCTCGGTGTTGAGCGCCTTGCCGCGCCGGGAGTTCCAGCGGATAGCAGAGCGCCTGGACAAACTGAATGTCGGCGTGGTGACACTGCCGGCCGCAAATCTCTATCTACAGGGCCGCGATTACGAGATGCTGCCGCCGCGCGGGTTGACGCGTGTCGCCGAACTCCATCGCGCCGGCATCACCATCGCCACCGCCTCGGACAATATCCAGGATCCGTTCGTTCCGACCGGCTCGGGCGACATGCTGGAAATCGCCCGCTGGACACTGCTTGCAGGCCATCTGCGCGGGGACGAGCTCTCAGCCGCGCACAGCATGATCACGACGGCCCCTGCCCGACTGATGGGGCTTGGCAAGGACTACGGTTTCAGACCCGGCGCGCGCGCCGACTTCGTCATTACCGACTGCATCGATACCGACACGCTGATTGCCGGCGGGCCGGATCGGGCTTTCGTCTTTTCGAACGGGCGCCTGGTCTCGCAGAGCACTACTGAAAACATCCGCCTGAAGGAGAACGCATAA
- a CDS encoding aldolase → MAHSLKSSTEAARSNRPNLSTDAIRSTKEDLAACFRMAARNGFEEGICNHFSAVVPGHDDLFIVNPYGYAFRELTASKLLVCDFKGTVIDGDGEPEATAFYIHAEIHRRLPRAKVAFHTHMPYATALSMTEGAPLIWAGQTALKFYGRTAVDENYNGLALDHREGARIAAAAGDADIVFLKHHGVLVLAPTIADAWDDLYYLERAAEVQVLAMSTGREVLPVAPQIAEAAYRQMREGDPESARAHLAAIRRQLDAEEPQYRH, encoded by the coding sequence ATGGCGCATTCCCTGAAAAGCAGCACCGAAGCGGCACGGTCGAACCGGCCCAACCTTTCCACAGATGCCATCCGCAGCACCAAGGAAGATCTGGCGGCCTGCTTCCGCATGGCGGCGCGCAACGGCTTCGAAGAGGGCATCTGCAACCATTTTTCGGCTGTCGTACCCGGCCATGACGATCTCTTCATCGTCAATCCCTACGGCTATGCCTTTCGCGAGCTGACGGCATCAAAGCTGCTGGTGTGCGATTTCAAGGGCACCGTCATCGACGGTGACGGTGAGCCGGAGGCAACCGCTTTTTACATCCATGCCGAAATCCACCGCCGGCTGCCGCGCGCAAAAGTCGCCTTCCACACGCACATGCCCTATGCGACCGCCTTATCCATGACCGAGGGCGCCCCCTTGATTTGGGCCGGCCAGACTGCGCTGAAATTCTACGGACGCACCGCTGTCGACGAAAACTACAACGGCCTTGCCCTCGACCATCGGGAAGGCGCTCGCATTGCTGCTGCAGCGGGCGACGCCGATATCGTCTTCCTGAAACACCACGGCGTGCTGGTCCTGGCGCCGACAATCGCCGATGCCTGGGACGATCTCTACTATCTGGAACGGGCGGCCGAAGTGCAGGTGCTTGCGATGTCCACCGGACGGGAAGTCCTGCCCGTCGCCCCACAGATCGCTGAGGCCGCTTACCGGCAGATGCGCGAGGGTGACCCGGAGTCGGCACGGGCCCATCTTGCCGCCATCCGCCGGCAACTCGACGCCGAGGAACCGCAATACAGGCACTGA
- a CDS encoding LysR family transcriptional regulator, translated as MDITLKQLRAFVTVANLGQFTLAADRLGSSQSAVSTLVRQLEQNLKLRLFDRHTRLLRLTQAGMDILPVAARAVADIDGMVESSRELNALRRGKVSIAAGTVQAALMLPQLVNAFTRLYPDITVALHDVAEIAVLEQVTNSSVDLGIGTVPEDDTELMGTRLTTDEFLIVLHPDDPLVRLREIRWTDLVDRKLIGPHRGNPIRDRLENELARNGIVLPFDKAMQEVALPLTIIGMVEGGLGVAIMTSAVTRLATSMGLVVRTPTEPHIKREVSLIQKRTRSLSPAARRFRDFLLKSVH; from the coding sequence ATGGACATCACGCTGAAACAGCTTCGAGCCTTCGTCACCGTAGCCAATCTGGGGCAGTTCACCCTCGCCGCCGACAGGCTCGGCTCCTCGCAGTCGGCGGTGAGCACGCTGGTTCGGCAGCTGGAGCAGAATTTGAAGCTGCGTCTCTTCGACAGGCATACGCGTCTTCTACGGCTTACGCAGGCCGGCATGGACATCTTGCCGGTTGCCGCACGTGCCGTCGCCGACATCGATGGCATGGTGGAGAGCTCGCGCGAGTTGAATGCGCTGAGACGTGGCAAGGTCTCGATTGCAGCGGGCACCGTGCAGGCGGCTTTGATGCTGCCGCAGCTCGTCAACGCCTTCACCCGGCTCTACCCCGATATTACCGTCGCTCTCCATGACGTGGCGGAGATCGCCGTCCTGGAACAGGTGACCAACAGCTCGGTCGACCTCGGGATCGGAACCGTGCCGGAGGACGATACCGAATTGATGGGTACCCGGCTGACGACCGACGAATTCCTCATCGTCCTTCACCCGGACGACCCGCTGGTCAGGCTGCGTGAAATTCGTTGGACCGACCTGGTTGACCGCAAGCTGATCGGTCCGCACCGCGGCAATCCGATCAGGGACCGCCTCGAAAACGAGCTGGCACGCAACGGTATCGTGCTGCCCTTCGACAAGGCGATGCAGGAGGTGGCCTTGCCGCTGACGATTATCGGCATGGTCGAAGGCGGGCTCGGCGTCGCGATCATGACATCGGCGGTCACACGGCTTGCGACCTCCATGGGCCTCGTCGTGCGCACGCCGACCGAGCCGCACATCAAGCGCGAAGTCAGCCTGATCCAGAAACGCACGCGCTCCCTCTCTCCGGCCGCCCGGCGGTTTCGCGACTTCCTGCTGAAATCCGTGCACTGA